In [Leptolyngbya] sp. PCC 7376, a genomic segment contains:
- the nusG gene encoding transcription termination/antitermination protein NusG has translation MEQHSEEQQEVQAGIKPRWYAVQVASGCEKRVKANLEQRVHTLDVADRILQVQIPQTPTVKIRKDGSRQHSEEKVFPGYVLIQMALDDEAWQVVKNTPHVINFVGAEQKRSTGRGRGHVKPVPLSRAEVERIFKRAQVAEPTVKIDMAVGDKIMVLSGPFKDFEGEVVEVSPERSKLKALLSIFGRDTPVELEFNQVEKQG, from the coding sequence ATGGAACAACATTCAGAAGAACAGCAAGAGGTACAGGCTGGTATCAAGCCACGATGGTACGCAGTACAAGTTGCCTCCGGATGCGAGAAAAGGGTGAAAGCTAATCTCGAACAGCGGGTGCATACTTTGGATGTCGCGGATCGTATCTTACAGGTGCAGATTCCTCAGACTCCAACTGTGAAAATTCGTAAGGATGGTAGCCGCCAACATAGTGAAGAAAAAGTTTTTCCTGGCTATGTTTTAATCCAAATGGCTCTTGATGACGAAGCTTGGCAAGTGGTGAAAAACACGCCTCATGTGATTAATTTTGTCGGTGCTGAGCAGAAGCGCAGTACTGGCCGTGGAAGAGGTCATGTGAAGCCAGTTCCCCTTAGTCGAGCTGAAGTAGAGCGTATCTTTAAGCGTGCTCAAGTCGCTGAACCGACTGTCAAAATTGATATGGCGGTGGGAGACAAAATTATGGTTTTGTCTGGTCCATTTAAGGATTTTGAAGGCGAAGTTGTTGAGGTTAGTCCTGAACGCAGCAAGTTAAAGGCTCTCTTGTCAATTTTTGGTCGAGATACTCCAGTAGAACTCGAATTTAATCAAGTAGAAAAACAGGGCTAG
- the secE gene encoding preprotein translocase subunit SecE: MAKTKKAVDAEEQKSDGLDVVQYANETKKELSKVVWPSRQQLFSESAAVILMVILVATIVYVVDNLFIWISGRVF; encoded by the coding sequence GTGGCAAAAACTAAAAAAGCGGTTGATGCTGAAGAGCAGAAGTCCGACGGCTTAGACGTCGTTCAATATGCGAATGAAACGAAGAAAGAACTTAGCAAAGTTGTTTGGCCGTCTCGTCAGCAATTGTTTAGCGAATCAGCCGCCGTCATTTTGATGGTGATCCTTGTCGCAACTATTGTCTATGTTGTTGACAATCTGTTCATTTGGATTTCCGGCAGAGTATTTTAG
- the rplS gene encoding 50S ribosomal protein L19 yields the protein MNAEAIINSIESEHLKGDLPTIYVGDTVRVGVKIKEGNKERVQPYEGTVIAMRNGGINETITVRKIFQGVGVERVFLLHSPLVDNIKVMRRGKVRRAKLYYLRDRVGKATRIKQRFDRSI from the coding sequence ATGAACGCTGAAGCAATCATAAACTCCATCGAATCTGAACACCTCAAAGGTGATTTGCCAACTATCTACGTTGGCGATACAGTTCGTGTCGGAGTCAAAATCAAAGAAGGCAATAAAGAACGGGTTCAGCCTTACGAAGGCACCGTTATTGCTATGCGCAATGGTGGCATTAATGAAACCATCACTGTCCGCAAAATTTTTCAAGGAGTTGGCGTAGAAAGAGTCTTCTTACTTCACTCTCCCCTTGTTGACAATATTAAAGTGATGCGTCGCGGTAAAGTGCGTAGAGCTAAGCTCTATTATCTTCGTGATCGCGTTGGTAAAGCGACCCGTATTAAGCAACGTTTTGACCGCTCAATCTAG
- a CDS encoding iron uptake porin: protein MRTLLGGASVALGATVALSSAAIAEDSKVVLDQISQYNDTSSFAQVNSVFQLRDVAPSDWAFDALRNLVEKYNCIVGYPDGTFRGNRPLSRYEFAAGLNACMQQIERLIVGGDTPDAADITRLRALVQEFEAELATLGARVDDIEGRVEFLEDNQFSTTTKLKGEAIFTVANAFGENRAGGGDLDSQVTFNNRVRLNLDTSFREDGKDRLRTRLQAGNFGGSGTLRDDITGTDSTRLGHDASTGNSIEVDDLYYYFPLGQKGRGYVSAVGLGIHNIFDINNPYFSSSGTGALSRFARRNPATLRRSSGAGAGFNYKFSDKVKFSAAYIASDSQASNPSQARGLFNGEYSLGAQLAVSPSDSLDIAFTYVNGYDRGDSDDLSGSTTDGRATNLFGGSPISSNNFGISSSWAVSEKFNLSGWVGYTDASNESADEDADIWTWAAQLALKDVGGTGNVLGLMFGQPPKVTSNDNMIGDDSDTSYIAELQYRYKLNKNITITPGAYAVFNPNHNDSNDTIWVGAVRTTFKF from the coding sequence ATGAGAACTCTTCTCGGTGGTGCATCCGTTGCCCTTGGTGCAACTGTTGCCCTCTCCAGTGCGGCGATTGCCGAAGATAGCAAAGTTGTTCTTGACCAAATTAGCCAGTACAACGACACAAGTTCTTTTGCGCAAGTTAACAGCGTTTTCCAACTGCGTGACGTTGCGCCCTCTGACTGGGCATTTGACGCACTACGTAACCTCGTTGAGAAATACAACTGTATCGTTGGTTATCCTGACGGCACTTTCCGCGGCAACCGTCCCCTCAGCCGTTATGAGTTCGCAGCAGGTCTAAACGCTTGTATGCAACAAATTGAGCGTCTTATCGTAGGTGGCGATACTCCTGACGCAGCAGACATCACTCGTCTCCGCGCTCTCGTTCAAGAATTTGAAGCTGAACTAGCAACCCTTGGTGCTCGCGTAGATGACATCGAAGGCCGTGTTGAGTTCCTCGAGGACAATCAGTTCTCCACTACAACTAAACTAAAGGGTGAAGCAATATTCACCGTTGCAAATGCCTTTGGTGAAAACCGAGCTGGTGGCGGCGACCTTGACTCTCAAGTTACTTTCAACAATCGTGTTCGTCTAAATCTTGATACTAGCTTCCGCGAAGATGGTAAAGACCGCTTACGCACTCGTCTCCAAGCAGGTAACTTCGGAGGTAGTGGTACTCTCAGAGACGACATCACTGGCACTGATAGTACTCGTCTTGGCCATGATGCAAGTACTGGTAATAGCATTGAAGTTGATGATTTGTACTATTATTTTCCCCTAGGCCAGAAAGGTCGTGGTTATGTTAGTGCTGTTGGTCTAGGTATCCACAATATTTTTGACATCAATAACCCCTATTTCTCAAGTAGTGGTACTGGTGCTTTATCTCGTTTTGCTCGTCGTAATCCCGCTACTTTGCGTCGTTCTTCCGGTGCTGGTGCTGGCTTTAACTACAAGTTCAGCGATAAAGTGAAGTTCTCTGCTGCTTACATTGCTAGCGACAGTCAAGCTTCCAACCCTTCTCAGGCAAGAGGTTTGTTCAACGGTGAATATAGCCTCGGTGCTCAGTTAGCCGTTTCTCCTAGTGATAGCTTGGATATCGCCTTCACTTATGTCAATGGCTATGATCGTGGTGATAGTGATGACTTGTCAGGATCTACTACGGATGGTAGAGCGACAAACCTCTTTGGTGGTTCTCCTATAAGCTCTAATAACTTTGGTATCTCCAGTAGCTGGGCTGTTTCTGAGAAGTTCAATCTTTCTGGTTGGGTAGGTTATACAGATGCAAGCAACGAATCTGCAGATGAAGACGCTGACATCTGGACCTGGGCAGCTCAACTGGCTCTGAAAGATGTCGGTGGCACAGGTAATGTCCTTGGACTTATGTTCGGTCAGCCTCCCAAAGTGACTAGCAACGACAATATGATCGGTGATGATTCTGATACTTCTTACATTGCTGAACTTCAGTATCGTTACAAGCTTAATAAAAATATCACCATTACTCCTGGTGCATATGCAGTCTTCAACCCCAACCATAACGATAGCAATGACACTATCTGGGTTGGTGCAGTTCGTACAACTTTCAAGTTCTAA